The Paralichthys olivaceus isolate ysfri-2021 chromosome 2, ASM2471397v2, whole genome shotgun sequence genomic interval AGTTTGAGAAACACGTTCTTTGCACTATGATTGTGACAGAAATATATTCTGTGAACGTCCTCGTCATCAACACAATATTATACAATAATCACTgtcatgttttctcatttatcaGATCTTCAGACTTCAAGACATGAACACGTCATCCACCAACATGACCGTGGTCATCGAGTACAGAGACTCCTTCACTAAAGCTGTGACCAAGAACGTGATTGTTGTGGTTCTCAGCATCTCCATCAACTACATCAATGCAGGCCTCATTCACACCTTCTGCAAACACCAGGTGTGATAATCTTTTCACGTGTATGAATACAAATCATTGAACgatcctctgcagctctggttGAAGGCATATTAAGATATTTTCATTCTGACTTTAAAATGATGATCTCAATTTAACTTCATAAAAACGTATTTAAAACCCATTTCATTCCCTCCAGATCTTCTACATGAATCCTCGCTACATCCTTTTCATTCACCTGGTCGTCAACGACATGATCCAAATGACGTTGACCATCACCCTGTTCCTCATCAGTTACACCATCTACAAACTCAGCATCTCCGTCTGCTGCATCTTCGTCCTGATTGCTCTGTTCACCACAGAGAACACCCCTCTGAACCTGGCCTGCATGGCGGTTGAGTGCTACATCGCCATCTGCATCCCTCTTCGCCACGTGCAGATCTGCACCGTCAAGAGGACTCTGATGCTGATTGGTTTAATCTGGGCGACCAGCATGTTGTCAGTTCTTCCTGATCTTTTATTCACCTTGGCCACAGAGCCACTGGACTTCTTCAACTCCAGAGTGTTCTGTCTCAGAGAAACTGTGTTTCGAAATCCCCACATGATCGAGAAAAGGGAAATCACTTATATTATCTATCTAGTCATAGTTTGGGTCATAATCTTTTACACCTACTTCAGAATAATATTCACTGCTAAAGCAGCTAGCAAAGATGCTAAGAAGGCCAGAAACACAATCCTCCTCCATGGGTTTCAGGTGCTGTTGTGTATGACCACGTACGTAGGGCCACTGTTAAATCAAGCTCTCCTGCAATGGTTTCCTAAGAATTATACTGACTCCCTCTTTGCTACTTATGTCATAGTACAGATTCTGCCTCGCTCCATTAGTCCAATCATCTACGGCGTACGAGACAAAACTTTCAGGGGGTATCTGAAAAGGTATCTGCTGTGTGGACTGAGGCCACAGTGAGAATCGGGTCGTGGATGGTTTCACAAACAAGAATTACAGCCTCGCAGTTCTTCACCTCCAACCAGTCGAGTTGCAGTTTACATCCACATCCGTTTATACTCATGATATATGTAGTACAAACTTTAAAGAACTTAATAACAAGTATTTTATCACAATAAAAAGGTGTCGAcccactgtgatgtcatccattTGTTTGAGAGCTGCTGTTCTGACGTTTCACATTTTGTCCAACgacatcttgttttgttttagacCAGAGGTAACAAACACATACTGTGCTTTATCTTCTACATCATTATAAATGGGAACATAatttactaaatgaacatcCTAAATGTCCctttggatcaataaagtatccaTCAATATATCATCGATCTTGCtgtgttgaagaaaaataaaaagtagagATAAGGACCATCAACTCCTCAGTGAAGCTTCCCTCTGCTGATCATCTGAGAAAAAACACCACAAATCTCATCGTAatctttgacacacacacacacacacacacacacacacacaccacacacacacacacacacacacacacacacacacacacacacacacacacacacacacacacacacacagtctgtaaaCATGCATGGACTCGATTCCTTGGATGATTGCTGACCACACAACATAAAACCTCTGAGTTTCTCTGAAGCACCAGTGTTGGTGATTGTATGCAGACTGAGGTgagctctgtttcctctgtgcacTCATGTCACAGTGGAAATTAACGTATTTAAAGACTGaaacaatcatgtttttattatatattattatagaaaatgttaatgtagatgctgtttaaaaagaaaatatgatgtattaatatatatgtatatattatctTTCAGGCTGATGCCCTGATCCTGATGTGAAGAgtcaacatatttttatttctattaagaagaaattaacttttcaacttttaattttctaaaacacaacagttcTTCAGCTGATAGTTTAAAGTTGAGACGCTTCTTtacaaacagttttaaatgttggGTTATTTTTGcttccatgttttctttcagacaaatgcaagggatgtgtttatttacacaatCTTTCCTCCATAGATTTTAAGTATAATAATAAGTATATAATACTAAAAACTGTTGTTTGAGCTATTTCTGTTCTGGAAACTTATTTAAACtgtcacatttaatttgataatgcattttttatatgtttaatCATAACACTTCAAAACAAAGTATACTTGTGTTCATATAAGTAACTGGTGAAGTTTCATTGTGAAAACCTGTTTGTTAGAATTTGATCTATTCATTGAAGATATTGATCGGTTGAATTTGGATAGGTGAttgttttacaaatataaagtaGAGTTCATCGTGATCCCATTTAAATAGCATGTAGTGTCTCTCTGACTCACTGTCAGGACTCCACAACACATCATAATGTGATTCTCTAACAGGTTATAATCAGGAGTTCAGTCAGGAAGCTTATattgtattaaaatatttgatgaGTAATGTTTTTAGAATGTGCagcacttgtttttaaatagaaatacatCCAACTTCAACTGTTTTCCTTAGTTTGAGAAACACGTTCTTTGCACTATGATTGTGACAGAAATATATTCTGTGAACGTCCTCGTCATCAACACAATATTATACAATTATCACTgtcatgttttctcatttatcaGATCTTCAGACTTCAAGACATGAACACGTCATCCACCAACGTGACCGTGGTCATCGAGTACAGAGACTCCTTCACTAAAGCTGTGACCAAGAACGTGATTGTTGTGGTTCTCAGCATCTCCATCAACTACATCAATGCAGGCCTCATTCACACCTTCTGCAAACACCAGGTGTGATGTTCATTACATTCAAATACTAAGCAATAAATGTGTCAACCGACAATTTACTTATCAACTTTCAACCTGATCAACTTGTTTCAACagtaatataatgtgatatttgGAATCTATTTGAGTATTCAAGTAAAGTCTGACCTATATAACTACATATATGTAGAGTTGATGTATATGTGACACATTGAATTAACAGGTACAGGTTTAAAACGTATATTTTTACAAGATGCTAAACTCAAATACTGTGGCCCTGTCTGATTGCTTAGAGGAGCGAGGCTGTCTAAGGAACATTAGAAGcaatttctgtatttctgcacCGATGCCAGGCTCTTCAATGAGTCAGAGTCATTCAGGCCTTTCAAAACACCTCTCCGACTGACGTGTCATAAACCTTTTGGGTAGACACACCTCCCTGCAGCTGTCATAAAGCAGCTCTGTAACAGGAGCAGGCCGAGGTGAATCATCACAGGAAAGAAAGGATCTGAATTTGCCACTGACAGGGAGGTGAACAGGCACTTGAACAAAGGGGCTCTGACCAGAGACTGCAACGCTGATGTGATTTCAGCAGAAGGGATCCACAGAAAGGACACGGGGGCAATAACTAGACCTGCTGCAGAGATTAAGCCTCGATTTGCAAGTTGTCACACGTCTTGGCAGTTGATGTCAGCAGTCACAGTTGTGTTTGTTGGCTCCCAGGACTAAAAACCAGCTGGTTGTTTTAGCTTCTGATGAAAGTCCTGTTCATAATCCTCAAGTAAGAATCATCAAGAGGGCGACGATTgtttaaaactataaaaaaggagaaatttaACCGACAAGGATCTAAAAGAAAAACCTCGAAAATAAGttcaaattaaaacttaaaataacataaaagatcaactggaaacactgaaagtaaaaaaaatgatgtagCATCTGTTCAGTCACTCAATCACATACTTTGTcgttgtaaataataataataatggcttgaatttatatagcgcctttcGCGGGACCCAAGGACGCTTTGCATAAGTTTGTGAggacaagacagaagagaaaagagaaaagtaataATACCAAACAGGATCAAATTTAGCAGCAGGGAGGAGCATTAACTGAGGCCAAAGGCCTTAGTGAAGGGGTGCTGCTTGAGGAGTTTTTGAAGATCTGTCTTCATGGCATGAAGTTCAGCTGTGAACCAGGGGGCTGGGCAGGTGTAGGTGACAGTTCGGGTTTTGAGAGGGGCGAGAGAGTCAAGACTGAGGGAAAGAGCAGTGTTGTAGTGGGCAACCAGGCCCTCAGCCATGGTGCTCGGGGGATCCGAGGCCAGGTGTGAAGCCAGTAGGTTTGCCAGAGCTGGTGAAGTCACCGTCTTGGTGTTCCTAAAGGTGCGTTTTGCATGCTGTCTGGGCGGGGGATAGGAACTGTGAAAAGGACAGCGTGATGGTCAGAGACCGCAAGGTCAAGGCCCTGCAGCTGGGAGAGGGTTGTGCCATTGGAGCGTACCAGATCCAGTTTGTGACCTTTGGCACGGGTGGGACCTTgaacatgttgtgtgatgttgaAGCAGTCCAGGGGTGACAGGAATTCAGTGGCCAGTGTGCAGTTGGTGGAGTCGACGTGAATATTGAAGTCACCAAGCAGTAACGTAGATGGAGACATGGAGCAGATGGAGGTGAGTAGCTCTGACAGCTCAGACAtgagggtggaggaggcttTGGGGGGTCGGTAAATGGGAACAACCTGGAGCAGCGAGGGTCGAGCCAGGGTGAAGGCGACACATTCAAACAAGGTGGTATTGGATACCAGAAGCTCTTTGAGCAGGAAGTCAGCTCTGTGTATTATGGCCAGCCCACCACCCCAGCCCATAGAGCTGGGCTTTTGGATGTAGTAATACTACAATAATACATACTACAATAATACATTAAATTCAAGGATTAAAAGTTAACTATTCTGAAATTAGTTGATCTCAATTTAACTTCATAAAAACGTATTTAAAACCCATTTCTTTCCCTCCAGATCTTCAACACGAATCCTCGGTATATTCTGTTTTTTCACCTGGTCGTCAATGACATGATCCAAGTGACGTTGACCATCACCCTGTTCCTCATCAGTTACACCATCTACAAACTCAGCGTCTCCGTCTGCTGCATCTTTATCCTGATTGTTCTGTTCACCACAGAGAACACCCCTCTGAACCTGGCCTGCATGGCGGTCGAGTGCTACATCGCCATCTGTATCCCTCTTCGCCACGTGCAGATCTGCACCGTCAAGAGGACTCTGATGCTGATTGGTTTAATCTGGGCGACCAGCATGTTGTCAGTTCTTCCTGATCTTTTCATCACCTTGGCCACAGAGCCACTGGACTTCTTCAACTCCAAAGTGTTCTGTCTCACGGACACCGTGTTTCCAAATCCCCACATCCTCAAGAAAAGGGACATCACTTATATTATCTATCTAGTCATAGTTTGGGTCATAATCTTTTACACCTACTTCAGAATAATATTCACTGCTAAAGCAGCTAGCAAAGATGCTAAGAAGGCCAGAAACACAATCCTCCTCCATGGGTTTCAGGTGCTGTTGTGTATGACCACGTACATAGAGTCACTGTTAAAACAAGCTCTCCTGCAATGGTTTCCTAAGAATTATACTGACTCCCTCTTTGCTACTTATGTCATAATACATATTCTGCCTCGCTCCATTAGTCCAATCATCTACGGCGTACGAGACAAAACTTTCAGGGGGTATCTGAAAAGGTATCTGCTGTGTGGACTGAGGCCACAGTGAGAATCGGGTCGTGGATGGTTTCACAAACAAGAATTACATCCTCGCAGTTCTTCACCTCCAACCAGTCGAGTTGCAGTTTACATCCACATCCGTTTATACTCATGATATATGTAGTACAAACTTTAAAGAACTTAATAACAAGTATTTTATCACAATAAAAAGGTGTCGAcccactgtgatgtcatccattTGTTTGAGAGCTGCTGTTCTGaagtttcacattttgtccaacgacatcttgttttgttttagacCAGAGGTAACAAACACATACTGTGCTTTATCTTCTACATGATTATAAATGGGAACATAatttactaaatgaacatcCTAAATGTCCctttggatcaataaagtatccaTCAATATATCATCGATCTTGCtgtgttgaagaaaaataaaaagtaaagataAGGACCATCAACTCCTCAGTGAAGCTTCCCTCTGCTGATCATCTGAGAAAAAACACCACAAATCTCATCGTAatctttgacacacacacacaaacacacacgcacacacacacacacacgcacgcacacacacacacacacacacgcacacacacaccacacacacacacacacacacacacacacacacacacacactctgtaaaCATGCATGGACTCGATTCCTTGGATGATTGCTGACCACACAACATAAAACCTCTGAGTTTCTCTGAAGCACCAGTGTTGGTGATTGTATGCAGACTGAGGTgagctctgtttcctctgtgcacTCATGTCACAGTGGAAATTAACGTATTTAAAGACTGaaacaatcatgtttttattatatattattatagaaaatgttaatgtagatgctgtttaaaaagaaaatatgatgtattaatatatatgtatatattatctTTCAGGCTGATGCCCTGATCCTGATGTGAAGAGTCAACATATTTTTATTCCTATTAAGAAGAAATTAACTTTTCaacttttaattttctaaaacaCAACAGTTTCTTCAGCTGATAGTTTAAAGTTGAGACGCTTCTTtacaaacagttttaaatgttggGTTATTTTTGcttccatgttttctttcagacaaatgcaagggatgtgtttatttacacaatCTTTCCTCCATAGATTTTAAGTATAATAATAAGTATATAATACTAAAAACTGTTGTTTGAGCTATTTCTGTTCTGGAAACTTATTTAAACtgtcacatttaatttgataatGCATTTTTATATGTTTAATCATAACACTTCAAAACAAAGTATACTTGTGTTCATATAAGTAACTGGTGAAGTTTCATTGTGAAAACCTGTTTGTTAGAATTTGATCTATTCATTGAAGATATTGAGCGTGTTGAATTTGGATAGGTGAttgttttacaaatataaagtaGAGTTCATCGTGATCCCATTTAAATAGCATGTAGTGTCTCTCTGACTCACTGTCAGGACTCCACAACACATCATAATGTGATTCTCTAACAGGTTATAATCAGGAGTTCAGTCAGGAAGCTTATattgtattaaaatatttgatgaGTAATGTTTTTAGAATGTGCagcacttgtttttaaatagaaatacatCCAACTTCAACTGTTTTCCTTAGTTTGAGAAACAAGTTCTTTGCACTATGATTGTGACAGAAATATATTCTGTGAACGTCCTCGTCATCAACACAATATTATACAATTATCACTgtcatgttttctcatttatcaGATCTTCAGACTTCAAGACATGAACACGTCATCCACCAACGTGACCGTGGTCATCGAGTACAGAGACTCCTTCACTAAAGCTGTGACCAAGAACGTGATTGTTGTGGTTCTCAGCATCTCCATCAACTACATCAATGCAGGCCTCATTCACACCTTCTGCAAACACCAGGTGTGATGTTCATTACAT includes:
- the LOC138411372 gene encoding odorant receptor 131-2-like, with protein sequence MNTSSTNMTVVIEYRDSFTKAVTKNVIVVVLSISINYINAGLIHTFCKHQIFYMNPRYILFIHLVVNDMIQMTLTITLFLISYTIYKLSISVCCIFVLIALFTTENTPLNLACMAVECYIAICIPLRHVQICTVKRTLMLIGLIWATSMLSVLPDLLFTLATEPLDFFNSRVFCLRETVFRNPHMIEKREITYIIYLVIVWVIIFYTYFRIIFTAKAASKDAKKARNTILLHGFQVLLCMTTYVGPLLNQALLQWFPKNYTDSLFATYVIVQILPRSISPIIYGVRDKTFRGYLKRYLLCGLRPQ
- the LOC138406002 gene encoding odorant receptor 131-2-like; protein product: MNTSSTNVTVVIEYRDSFTKAVTKNVIVVVLSISINYINAGLIHTFCKHQIFNTNPRYILFFHLVVNDMIQVTLTITLFLISYTIYKLSVSVCCIFILIVLFTTENTPLNLACMAVECYIAICIPLRHVQICTVKRTLMLIGLIWATSMLSVLPDLFITLATEPLDFFNSKVFCLTDTVFPNPHILKKRDITYIIYLVIVWVIIFYTYFRIIFTAKAASKDAKKARNTILLHGFQVLLCMTTYIESLLKQALLQWFPKNYTDSLFATYVIIHILPRSISPIIYGVRDKTFRGYLKRYLLCGLRPQ